A stretch of Acropora muricata isolate sample 2 chromosome 7, ASM3666990v1, whole genome shotgun sequence DNA encodes these proteins:
- the LOC136922575 gene encoding uncharacterized protein, with translation MTTFGWRVVSVALIITFADALVKALTSDNEESGRELNPDARSAYFSQNDFSYLSIIPIGTSLVVQSIQCALTCLQHLSCFSFNLAAFPDDNGKLLCEHLLSDKYNNSEKFVASNTYHHFSIWSPCFSAPCKNNRKCLPLYKQNSYLCVCNKEFMEKHCENWRGECRQLLFPSSLQKTGRRLIGHNITIKLVQDIDECEKRCNQQPCCVSINFRTIQNTRKLHRCELNNATHNQYAIDLAEKKGFIYRGAEECGRRTDGYCSSQRSSNVPKK, from the exons ATGACAACCTTTGGCTGGAGAGTAGTTTCCGTTGCTCTAATAATTACATTCGCGGATGCATTGGTTAAAG cgcTTACGTCGGACAACGAGGAAAGTGGAAGAGAGCTAAACCCTGACGCACGCTCTGCATATTTCAGTCAAAACGACTTCTCTTACCTAAGTATCATCCCAATTGGTACAAGTCTTGTTGTGCAGAGCATTCAGTGCGCATTGACGTGTTTACAACATCTGTCCTGCTTTTCATTTAACTTGGCTGCTTTCCCGGATGACAATGGTAAACTGCTATGTGAACACCTTCTTTCCGATAAGTACAACAATTCAGAGAAGTTTGTTGCGAGCAATACTTATCACCATTTCAGCATCTGG TCACCATGTTTCAGTGCGCCCtgtaaaaacaatagaaaatgtcTGCCACTATACAAACAGAACAGTTATCTATGTGTCTGCAACAAGGAATTCATGGAAAAACACTGTGAAAACTGGCGCG GCGAGTGTCGTCAACTTCTTTTTCCATCGtccctccaaaaaacaggtagACGTTTGATTGGACACAACATAACTATTAAACTAGTCCAAGATATAGATGAGTGCGAGAAGCGTTGTAATCAACAGCCATGTTGTGTCAGTATAAATTTTAGAACCATCCAAAATACAAGGAAACTCCACAGATGTGAACTGAATAACGCTACTCACAACCAATATGCGATAGATCttgcagaaaaaaaaggtttcatTTACCGTGGAGCCGAG GAATGTGGTCGGAGAACTGACGGTTACTGTTCGTCCCAACGCAGCTCAAACGTTCCAAAGAAATAA
- the LOC136922573 gene encoding uncharacterized protein has product MKIFGWRAVSVALIFVFSNALVKAFTPDNEESGRELSPDARSAYFSQNDFSYLSINPIGISLVVQSIQCALMCLQHLCCFSFNLAAFPDDNGKLLCEHLSSDKYNNSEKFVASNTYHHFSIWSPCSSAPCKSNGKCLPLYKQNSYLCVCNKEFTGKHCENWLASYKSCKDLRDNSSNADGEYWIDPANDGKHLKVFCDMTTDEGGWLRVFRLNVMQNSNPPSQLPLETSYRGIEKNQTLVTQTAMRELRRLINFTQLRFHCKKQHHGRTFHIATVKNSSGEAVVQYFSGQTNVLPYACGSFYKMNNDDSGLATKCQRWGRDKGQYFVGKWGFEMASILGRDQNETRLFNHAIFVGGKEHWVIDYTNRFECDDYNVHGTTVQRGDFWEIFVR; this is encoded by the exons ATGAAAATCTTTGGCTGGAGAGCAGTTTCCGTTGCTCTAATATTTGTATTCTCAAATGCATTGGTTAAAG CGTTTACGCCGGACAACGAGGAAAGTGGAAGAGAGCTAAGCCCTGACGCACGTTCTGCATATTTCAGTCAAAACGACTTCTCTTACCTAAGTATCAACCCAATTGGTATAAGTCTGGTTGTGCAGAGCATTCAGTGCGCATTGATGTGTTTACAACATCTGTGCTGCTTTTCATTTAACTTGGCTGCTTTCCCGGATGACAATGGTAAACTGCTATGTGAACACCTTTCTTCCGATAAGTACAACAATTCAGAGAAGTTTGTTGCGAGCAATACTTATCACCATTTCAGCATCTGG TCACCATGCTCCAGTGCGCCCTGTAAAAGCAACGGAAAATGTCTGCCACTATACAAGCAGAACAGTTATCTATGTGTCTGCAACAAGGAATTCACGGGAAAACACTGTGAAAACTGGCTCG CATCTTACAAGTCTTGTAAGGACCTCCGGGACAATTCATCCAACGCAGACGGCGAGTACTGGATCGACCCTGCGAACGACGGAAAGCATCTGAAAGTTTTCTGTGACATGACTACTGACGAAG GGGGCTGGCTGCGTGTCTTCAGACTGAATGTCATGCAGAACTCCAATCCTCCATCTCAGTTGCCATTGGAGACTTCCTATCGTGGAATAGAGAAGAATCAGACGCTTGTCACACAAACTGCCATGAGAGAGCTGAGAAGACTTATCAATTTCACGCAATTGAGATTTCACTGCAAGAAACAGCATCACGGCCGCACATTCCACATCGCCACGGTTAAGAACAGTTCGGGTGAAGCTGTCGTCCAGTACTTCAGCGGTCAGACAAATGTTTTGCCTTATGCTTGTGGTTCTTTTTACAAAATGAATAATGATGACTCGGGGTTAGCCACCAAGTGCCAGAGGTGGGGAAGAGATAAAGGGCAATACTTCGTCGGTAAATGGGGGTTCGAAATGGCAAGCATATTAGGAAGAGATCAAAACGAAACCAGACTATTCAATCACGCTATATTTGTAGGTGGGAAAGAGCATTGGGTGATTGATTACACCAATAGATTTGAATGCGATGATTATAATGTGCATGGAACGACAGTGCAAAGGGGCGATTTCTGGGAAATTTTTGTTCGCTGA